Proteins encoded in a region of the uncultured Paludibaculum sp. genome:
- a CDS encoding type II secretion system F family protein produces MLSLIVFLMMFGTAFLTALLAVSFYWASMHVRARRAGTELVLETGEHDSNPHVIKEADLSTIKVWALLLERFSHVEELRAMIAEANLRWSVGRVTLMMLLGGTATGTLLWQTGVVPLLPSALIVSLVVSAPYLYLRRVRRKRFETFSSQFPEALDSMTRALKAGYPLSTALELLALEQPEPLSSEMRRTREEWNLGVGWDQALNNLADRIPVPEVRLFVAAVKMQNRVGGRLNDVLGRLGETMRDNTALEGEVRAVSAHSRITGTVLTIVPVVIGLLMFVANPEYMTVMLRRPEGRTMLGLAALANIAAHFVIKRVAQVRA; encoded by the coding sequence ATGCTCAGCCTCATCGTCTTCCTGATGATGTTCGGCACTGCCTTTCTGACGGCGCTGCTGGCAGTGTCGTTCTACTGGGCGTCCATGCATGTCCGCGCGCGGCGCGCCGGCACGGAACTGGTGCTGGAGACCGGGGAACATGACAGCAACCCACACGTAATCAAGGAAGCGGACCTCAGCACAATCAAGGTGTGGGCACTGTTGCTGGAGAGATTCAGCCACGTGGAAGAGCTACGGGCCATGATCGCGGAGGCCAACCTACGCTGGTCAGTGGGCCGTGTCACGCTGATGATGTTGTTGGGCGGTACGGCGACCGGAACGCTGCTGTGGCAGACCGGTGTGGTTCCGCTGCTTCCGTCGGCCTTGATTGTGTCTCTCGTGGTGTCGGCTCCCTATCTGTACCTGCGGCGGGTACGACGCAAGCGCTTTGAGACCTTCTCTTCCCAGTTCCCCGAGGCACTGGACTCCATGACGCGGGCCCTGAAGGCAGGTTATCCTCTCTCCACCGCATTGGAGTTGCTGGCCCTGGAGCAACCGGAACCCCTGTCCTCTGAGATGCGGCGCACGCGCGAGGAGTGGAATCTCGGCGTGGGCTGGGACCAGGCGCTCAACAATCTGGCCGACCGCATTCCAGTACCCGAGGTCCGGCTGTTTGTGGCCGCGGTAAAGATGCAGAACCGCGTAGGTGGACGGCTGAACGATGTTTTGGGCCGCCTCGGTGAGACGATGCGCGATAACACGGCACTGGAAGGTGAAGTACGCGCCGTCTCGGCGCACAGCCGCATCACGGGTACCGTGCTGACCATCGTACCTGTGGTGATCGGGCTGCTGATGTTCGTTGCAAACCCGGAGTACATGACTGTCATGCTGCGGCGCCCGGAAGGGCGGACGATGCTCGGGTTGGCCGCCCTGGCCAATATCGCGGCGCACTTCGTGATCAAGCGTGTTGCCCAGGTGAGGGCGTGA
- the cpaB gene encoding Flp pilus assembly protein CpaB, with amino-acid sequence MKRNLMPLMGVAFVAAVAATGIFYGLLIPRLRGSASADNPRTAVVAVRALDRGAVLRQEDVRVVELDPKSLPPDAIPAPEQAVGLTLLEPASPNQPITTAHVAQRGSAGGPSLGIPAGRRAVSIHPSDSSGVVALMRSGSRVDIQVLDTHGVQQLRRMLEDVEVLSVTGMEQGNGRPVVTLLVAPADADRLSLADATLQLRLILRNPNDRSVEGAKSVAPTALMSGVPAARP; translated from the coding sequence ATGAAACGGAACCTGATGCCGCTGATGGGCGTCGCCTTTGTGGCGGCTGTCGCGGCAACTGGCATTTTCTACGGCCTGTTGATCCCCCGCCTGCGGGGCTCGGCCTCGGCCGACAATCCACGGACTGCGGTGGTTGCCGTCAGGGCTCTGGATCGTGGAGCGGTGCTGCGGCAGGAAGACGTGCGGGTCGTCGAACTGGACCCGAAATCACTGCCACCCGACGCGATCCCAGCTCCAGAGCAGGCGGTCGGGCTGACGCTGCTGGAACCGGCTTCTCCCAACCAACCCATCACCACCGCACATGTCGCACAACGTGGATCGGCGGGCGGGCCTTCGCTCGGGATTCCCGCAGGCCGCCGCGCGGTGAGTATTCATCCCAGCGATTCCAGCGGCGTTGTAGCCCTGATGCGCTCGGGCAGCCGGGTGGATATTCAGGTGCTGGATACGCACGGCGTGCAGCAGTTGCGGCGCATGCTCGAGGACGTGGAAGTGCTTAGCGTGACTGGAATGGAGCAGGGGAACGGAAGGCCCGTGGTCACGCTATTGGTGGCACCCGCGGATGCCGACCGGTTGAGCCTGGCCGATGCCACGCTGCAACTTCGCCTGATTCTGCGCAACCCGAACGACCGCTCAGTGGAAGGGGCCAAGAGCGTGGCGCCAACGGCCCTGATGAGCGGTGTACCTGCCGCCCGCCCCTAA
- a CDS encoding rhomboid family intramembrane serine protease, protein MKKVETRRMCPHCRAFITTSDKVCPYCDTPVGPSAKDRLGGADLFGGLIPSAQFVTVLLLTMNIGMYLVTMIAQAKIGEGNALIRYGAALPEGVFGGQWWRIITAGFLHGGLMHIGFNMWALMDVGRHAEETYGAKRMSVIYLLSTMGGFALSMVRGTPLTVGASAGLFGLIGAMIAIGVIHRNSHQAAAIKAFYIRWAIYGLLWGLLPMFHVDNAAHLGGMATGFVVAWAAGTPREFDVNRERFWSVMAGLSAAVTAYAFLRLFLWIQGMAAI, encoded by the coding sequence ATGAAGAAAGTGGAAACTCGCCGTATGTGCCCGCATTGCCGGGCTTTTATCACCACCAGCGACAAGGTCTGTCCTTACTGCGACACGCCCGTTGGACCCAGCGCCAAGGATCGGCTTGGCGGAGCGGACCTCTTCGGGGGACTGATCCCCTCGGCCCAGTTCGTCACCGTCCTCCTGCTCACGATGAACATCGGGATGTACCTGGTGACGATGATCGCGCAGGCGAAGATTGGCGAGGGCAACGCGCTCATCCGTTACGGCGCGGCCCTGCCTGAGGGGGTTTTCGGCGGCCAGTGGTGGCGCATCATCACCGCCGGCTTCCTACATGGCGGCCTCATGCACATCGGCTTCAACATGTGGGCTTTGATGGATGTCGGCCGGCATGCCGAGGAGACCTACGGCGCCAAGCGCATGTCCGTGATTTATCTGCTCTCCACGATGGGCGGCTTCGCATTGAGCATGGTGCGCGGTACTCCGTTGACCGTCGGGGCGTCCGCCGGTCTGTTTGGACTGATCGGAGCCATGATCGCCATCGGCGTCATCCACCGCAATTCCCATCAGGCGGCGGCCATCAAAGCGTTCTACATCCGCTGGGCGATCTATGGCCTGTTGTGGGGTCTCCTGCCGATGTTCCACGTCGACAATGCAGCCCACCTCGGCGGCATGGCGACTGGCTTCGTGGTTGCCTGGGCGGCCGGCACGCCTCGCGAATTCGACGTGAATCGTGAGCGGTTCTGGAGCGTTATGGCCGGTCTTTCGGCTGCCGTCACCGCCTACGCCTTCCTGCGCCTGTTCCTTTGGATTCAAGGGATGGCGGCCATCTAG
- a CDS encoding zinc-binding alcohol dehydrogenase family protein produces the protein MRAWLMESYEGVEKLRLTEVPDPQPGPGEVQLEMHLAGLNPADAFLALAQYPAKPTLPHILGRDGVGTVRAVGPGVTNVQTGDLVGLLRCDAGVEAWGTLAGKAVVPAASLAKVPTGWSEEQMAGAPLVFLTAWQALAQWGELPTAGQVVLVTGASGGVGVGSVLLAKSMGATVVGLSRSKEKAEIVRGLGADFVFDPSDPALRKQVLAAIAPRKVDFVVDSVAGPLFSQIVAMLGYGGRISVVGRSGGAVPDFNTATLFFRRNRIGGVAVADFTPEGAQSAWAEIVRRLDAMGRRPVVDQVFPFENVKQAFARLAEGPMGKVLVKVA, from the coding sequence ATGCGCGCATGGCTCATGGAATCGTATGAAGGTGTCGAAAAGCTCCGCCTGACCGAAGTGCCCGATCCCCAACCGGGTCCTGGTGAGGTCCAGCTCGAGATGCATCTCGCCGGATTAAACCCGGCAGACGCCTTCCTGGCGCTAGCCCAGTACCCCGCCAAGCCAACGCTGCCCCACATCCTCGGCCGCGACGGCGTCGGCACCGTGCGTGCCGTCGGTCCCGGGGTCACGAATGTCCAGACGGGTGACCTGGTGGGTCTGCTCCGTTGCGACGCGGGCGTTGAAGCTTGGGGCACTCTCGCCGGAAAGGCTGTGGTACCGGCCGCAAGTCTCGCGAAGGTGCCCACTGGCTGGAGCGAAGAGCAGATGGCCGGTGCTCCGCTGGTGTTCCTCACCGCCTGGCAGGCCCTGGCTCAATGGGGTGAACTGCCGACGGCCGGTCAGGTAGTGCTGGTGACCGGAGCTTCCGGGGGTGTCGGAGTGGGCAGTGTGCTGCTGGCCAAGTCCATGGGGGCGACCGTGGTGGGCCTCTCCCGCAGCAAAGAGAAGGCCGAAATTGTTCGCGGCCTGGGTGCCGATTTCGTCTTCGATCCTTCCGATCCCGCGCTCCGCAAGCAGGTTCTGGCCGCCATCGCTCCGCGTAAGGTAGATTTCGTAGTCGATAGCGTCGCCGGGCCATTGTTTTCGCAGATCGTCGCCATGCTCGGCTATGGCGGCCGTATCAGCGTGGTAGGCCGGAGCGGCGGTGCTGTTCCTGATTTCAACACCGCCACGCTCTTCTTCCGTCGCAATCGCATCGGAGGCGTGGCCGTCGCTGACTTCACGCCTGAGGGGGCGCAGAGTGCCTGGGCCGAGATTGTGCGCCGGCTCGATGCCATGGGCCGCCGCCCGGTGGTCGACCAGGTGTTTCCGTTTGAGAACGTGAAGCAGGCCTTTGCCCGTCTGGCCGAAGGGCCCATGGGCAAGGTTCTGGTGAAGGTGGCTTAG
- a CDS encoding IS110 family transposase — MLTARGLRVTVVNAVHTKNVPGRKTDVQECQWLMKLHAYGLLRDSFHTPRTMEKVRTVWRVRDRHVKEAGRTIQHMQKALTAMNVQLSNVLSDLSGVSGQAIIRAILRGERDPYRLADLCHARVQATREEVARSLEGLWRDEVLFELQQAVESYDFTQHQLQACDQQLQQYLGELPPHPLSAPGASSATVTEPDSKPKKARRTVGEKKARGNAPQFDLRTELTRIAGVDLTTIDGIDVMTAQTILAELGPDLSAFATEDRFTSWLGLCPRKDISGGKVIGTARTKVRNRVAIAFRNAAMTLKQSKSFLGARYRHLQLKLPSKTAATKAMARYLAILVYRLMRYGQEWVDRGMERFEAKRAQREMAMLESRAKAKGFHLVPIAAK; from the coding sequence GTGCTCACCGCCCGCGGTTTGCGGGTCACGGTGGTCAATGCTGTGCATACCAAGAACGTGCCCGGGCGCAAGACCGATGTGCAGGAGTGCCAGTGGTTGATGAAGCTACATGCCTATGGGCTGTTGCGCGACTCCTTCCATACGCCGCGCACGATGGAGAAAGTGCGCACTGTATGGCGGGTCAGGGACCGGCACGTGAAAGAGGCCGGACGGACGATCCAACATATGCAAAAGGCGCTCACGGCGATGAACGTGCAGTTGAGCAACGTGCTGAGCGACCTGAGCGGCGTGAGCGGGCAAGCCATCATTCGGGCGATTCTGCGCGGGGAACGGGATCCCTACCGGCTGGCCGATCTGTGCCATGCGCGGGTGCAGGCCACGCGGGAAGAGGTGGCGCGAAGCCTGGAGGGCCTGTGGCGGGACGAAGTGTTGTTTGAATTACAACAGGCGGTGGAGAGCTACGACTTCACGCAGCACCAATTGCAGGCATGCGATCAGCAGTTGCAGCAGTACCTGGGTGAATTGCCGCCGCATCCTCTGTCGGCGCCAGGGGCCAGTTCGGCCACCGTGACCGAGCCCGACAGCAAGCCGAAAAAAGCGCGGCGGACGGTGGGCGAGAAGAAAGCGCGGGGCAACGCGCCGCAGTTCGATCTACGTACGGAGCTGACACGGATTGCCGGAGTGGATCTGACGACTATCGACGGGATCGACGTCATGACAGCGCAGACGATTCTGGCCGAACTGGGGCCCGACTTGAGCGCCTTCGCCACCGAGGACCGCTTCACATCCTGGCTGGGGCTATGCCCGCGCAAGGACATCAGCGGAGGGAAGGTGATCGGGACGGCGCGGACGAAGGTGCGGAATCGGGTGGCGATTGCGTTTCGCAATGCCGCGATGACACTGAAGCAGAGCAAGTCGTTTCTCGGTGCGCGGTACCGGCATCTGCAATTGAAGTTGCCGTCCAAAACGGCGGCGACGAAGGCGATGGCGCGGTATCTGGCGATACTGGTCTACCGGTTGATGCGATACGGGCAGGAGTGGGTGGATCGCGGGATGGAACGCTTTGAAGCCAAGCGCGCACAACGCGAGATGGCCATGCTGGAATCGAGGGCGAAGGCAAAAGGGTTCCACCTCGTACCGATCGCGGCGAAGTAA